From the genome of Populus trichocarpa isolate Nisqually-1 chromosome 15, P.trichocarpa_v4.1, whole genome shotgun sequence, one region includes:
- the LOC7476720 gene encoding disease resistance protein RGA2 produces the protein MADALVSTILEQIITIARHQVEHEVKLVVGVEKEIEHLKNNFQAIRDVLEDAERKQLKDTAVKHWLNNLKDVSYDMDDVLDEWSTAVLKWEMEEAENALAPKSVVFSFLRSCCFCFRRAEQAENALAPKSVVSSFLCSFCCSFRRVARRHDIAHKIIEVGQKLEDIAKRKAMFGFELHKAIEKEPDRQTTSFVDVSRVHGREDEKKNVISKLLCDSSQEGRKVQVISIVGMGGLGKTTLAQLAYNADEIKTYFEKRIWVCVSHPFDENTVAKAIIEDLSGAAPNLVELEPLCKRISESIEGKKFLLVLDDVWEDNPRKWEPLKESLKCGAPGSRILVTTRKDTVAKMMESDYSLLLGKLTDEECWSVFSQVAFYGRSQDACEMFTEIGRQIVYRCKGLPLAAKTLGGLMQSKTTTEDWDNILSNELWEIEEVEKGIFPPLLLSYYDLPVAIRSCFTYCAMFPKDHVMERGKLIKMWMAQGYLKASPSKEMELVGKGYFEILATRAFFQDFQETDEDSIKFKMHDIVHDFAQFLMKDECFTVETDVLKRQKTESFYERARHAIMTVSNWARFPQSIYNARKLRSLLIRSFNDTAISNPLLELLRNLTYLRLFDLSASQIEGISSDVGKLLHLRYLDFSYCKWLKELPETICDLYNLQSLDLTWCVALKKLPQKMRKLIRLRHLEIFGSGVAFLPRGIEELTSLRTLTNFIVSGGGGQSGAANLGELGNLSHLRGTLWIEKLLNVRDVNEAVKAEIKKKKYLIGLYLLFNRDETDLRVDENALVEALQPPSNLQVLCISEFRGTLLPKWIMSLTKLRGLDISHCGSFEVLPPFGRLPYLEKLKIGVKTRKLDVGFLGLGPVNNGSEGISKKGENGEMAPVSAFPKLKELFIWKMEELEGWDGIGMGLGEKDTRTAIMPQLRELEVKGCPKLKALPDYVLTAPLVELRMNECPLLSERYEEEKGEDWHKISHISEIEINYQRSKRPPRKS, from the exons ATGGCTGATGCACTTGTATCCACAATCTTGGAGCAGATAATAACAATCGCTCGTCATCAG GTAGAACATGAAGTGAAACTTGTTGTAGGCGTGGAGAAAGAAATTGAACAtctcaaaaacaatttccaagCTATCCGTGATGTCCTTGAAGACGCAGAGAGAAAACAGCTGAAGGATACTGCTGTAAAACATTGGCTGAACAACCTCAAAGATGTGTCTTATGATATGGATGATGTGTTGGATGAGTGGAGTACTGCAGTTCTGAAATGGGAAATGGAGGAAGCAGAAAATGCTTTAGCTCCAAAATCGGTGGTATTTTCCTTCCTGCGCTCCTGCTGCTTTTGTTTCCGTCGGGCGGAGCAAGCAGAAAATGCTTTAGCTCCAAAATCGGTGGTGTCTTCCTTCCTGTGCTCCTTCTGCTGTAGTTTCCGTCGGGTGGCTCGACGTCATGATATCGCCCATAAGATTATAGAAGTTGGTCAAAAACTGGAAGATATAGCCAAACGGAAAGCTATGTTTGGTTTTGAATTGCATAAGGCCATCGAAAAAGAACCCGACCGGCAAACCACTTCCTTTGTTGATGTATCTAGGGTGCACGGACGAGAAGATGAGAAGAAAAATGTGATCAGCAAGTTGTTGTGCGACAGCAGTCAAGAAGGAAGGAAAGTTCAAGTCATCTCCATTGTGGGAATGGGAGGGTTAGGGAAAACAACTCTTGCCCAACTAGCCTACAATGCTGATGAGATTAAGACTTATTTTGAGAAGAGAATATGGGTGTGTGTCTCACATCCTTTTGATGAGAACACGGTTGCGAAGGCCATAATTGAAGATCTTAGCGGGGCAGCTCCAAATTTAGTAGAGCTGGAACCACTTTGTAAAAGAATTTCTGAATCTATCGAGGGAAAGAAGTTCCTTCTTGTACTTGATGATGTGTGGGAAGATAATCCTAGAAAATGGGAGCCACTGAAAGAATCTCTCAAGTGTGGAGCCCCGGGAAGTCGAATCTTAGTGACTACTCGTAAGGATACAGTAGCAAAGATGATGGAATCTGATTATTCTTTGCTCCTTGGGAAGTTGACGGACGAGGAGTGCTGGTCGGTATTCAGTCAGGTAGCGTTCTATGGGAGAAGCCAGGATGCATGTGAAATGTTCACTGAGATTGGCAGGCAAATTGTATATAGGTGTAAGGGTTTGCCTCTTGCTGCGAAGACACTAGGAGGTCTCATGCAATCTAAAACAACTACAGAAGACTGGGacaatattttatctaatgaACTATGGGAAATAGAGGAGGTTGAAAAGGGCATATTTCCCCCTTTGCTTCTGAGTTATTATGATTTACCTGTTGCCATAAGAAGCTGTTTCACATACTGTGCCATGTTTCCTAAAGATCATGTGATGGAGAGagggaaattaattaaaatgtggATGGCACAAGGTTACCTCAAGGCATCACCGAGTAAAGAAATGGAGCTGGTTGGTAAGGGCTACTTCGAAATCTTAGCTACGCGTGCTTTCTTCCAGGATTTTCAAGAAACGGACGAGGACTCTATAAAGTTCAAGATGCATGACATAGTGCATGATTTCGCCCAGTTTTTGATGAAGGATGAATGCTTCACGGTGGAAACTGATGTTCTGAAGAGACAGAAAACTGAGTCTTTCTATGAAAGAGCTCGTCATGCAATTATGACAGTTTCCAATTGGGCACGATTCCCTCAGTCCATCTACAACGCAAGAAAACTCCGCAGCCTCCTGATCAGGTCTTTTAACGATACCGCAATCAGCAACCCGCTGCTGGAATTGCTCCGCAACTTGACGTATTTGAGGTTATTTGATTTGAGTGCATCTCAGATTGAAGGAATTTCAAGTGACGTGGGGAAATTGTTGCATCTGAGGTACCTCGATTTCTCTTACTGTAAATGGTTAAAGGAACTGCCTGAAACAATAtgtgatttatataatttgcaGTCCTTAGATCTTACTTGGTGTGTTGCTCTAAAGAAATTACCTCAAAAGATGAGAAAGCTCATCAGATTGAGGCATTTGGAGATATTCGGTTCAGGTGTAGCCTTCCTGCCGAGAGGAATAGAGGAATTAACTTCTCTTCGAACATTAACAAATTTCATTGTTAGTGGAGGTGGGGGTCAAAGTGGTGCAGCTAATCTTGGTGAATTGGGAAACTTAAGTCACCTTCGAGGGACTCTTTGGATAGAGAAACTTCTAAATGTCAGAGATGTGAACGAAGCCGTGAAAGCCgaaatcaagaagaagaagtaccTGATTGGTTTATATCTGCTGTTCAATAGAGATGAAACAGATCTGCGAGTTGACGAGAATGCTTTAGTTGAAGCTTTGCAACCACCATCAAACTTGCAAGTTTTATGCATATCTGAATTCAGAGGGACCTTGTTACCGAAATGGATCATGTCGTTAACCAAATTAAGGGGGCTTGATATCTCTCACTGTGGAAGCTTCGAGGTTCTGCCTCCTTTCGGAAGATTACCATACCTTGAGAAACTAAAAATAGGTGTGAAAACAAGAAAGTTGGATGTTGGATTTTTAGGATTAGGACCTGTTAACAATGGCAGTGAAGGTATatcaaagaaaggagaaaacgGAGAAATGGCGCCGGTTTCTGCTTTCCCGAAGCTGAAAGAACTCTTTATCTGGAAAATGGAAGAGTTGGAAGGGTGGGACGGAATTGGAATGGGCTTGGGAGAAAAAGATACAAGGACAGCAATAATGCCACAACTTCGAGAATTAGAAGTCAAGGGCTGTCCCAAGTTGAAAGCACTGCCAGACTATGTTCTTACAGCACCACTAGTGGAATTGAGGATGAATGAATGCCCCCTTCTTTCAGAACGTTACGAGGAGGAGAAGGGTGAAGACTGGCACAAGATTTCTCACATCTCAGAAATCGAAATTAATTACCAGCGTAGTAAGAGACCACCACGGAAGTCTTAG